One genomic region from Stackebrandtia nassauensis DSM 44728 encodes:
- a CDS encoding WXG100 family type VII secretion target, whose amino-acid sequence MNDHSSDTDSSSRTGDVDTLIAYIEQTLTEIRSGGWSMGLTNGPKAASSEGVVADPIGSLSSSGFGWAAELFAPLQQAMNQLAGDPGKIQGFAQTWNDVGEQFSSQGRALRDTVATDGADWNSQAVSAYRGATDTESSAVEGAGNSFQGIGTAAQQGAQAVDAVRQDVTVLVNEAVTRAIPLLAQAMNPLGLAAAIAGLIELVAEYAPQIAKLLTDLANVMNSLGSLIGQLMPIISQALGLITTIAEAMSSASGGASGTEGTSTDQYQSSENDEYKPSEDEDQDDDEDDEEDEESSESPASQKDRDEVKV is encoded by the coding sequence GTGAACGACCACAGTAGCGACACCGACAGTTCCAGTCGAACCGGCGATGTGGACACCCTCATCGCCTATATCGAGCAGACACTGACCGAGATCCGCTCCGGTGGTTGGTCCATGGGCCTGACGAACGGCCCGAAGGCCGCTTCGTCCGAGGGTGTCGTGGCTGACCCCATCGGCTCGCTGTCCTCGTCCGGGTTCGGTTGGGCGGCAGAGTTGTTCGCTCCGCTTCAGCAGGCGATGAACCAGTTGGCGGGTGACCCGGGCAAGATCCAGGGGTTCGCGCAGACGTGGAACGACGTGGGTGAACAGTTCTCCTCGCAGGGCCGGGCGCTGCGCGACACGGTCGCCACGGACGGCGCGGACTGGAACTCGCAGGCGGTCTCCGCGTATCGGGGCGCCACGGACACCGAGTCCAGCGCCGTGGAGGGCGCCGGGAACAGCTTCCAGGGCATCGGGACGGCTGCCCAGCAGGGCGCGCAGGCCGTCGACGCCGTGCGCCAAGACGTCACCGTGCTCGTCAACGAGGCGGTCACCAGGGCGATTCCCCTGCTGGCGCAGGCAATGAACCCGCTCGGACTCGCCGCGGCGATCGCGGGTCTCATCGAGCTGGTGGCCGAGTACGCTCCCCAGATCGCCAAGCTGCTCACCGATCTGGCGAACGTCATGAACTCGCTGGGCTCGCTGATCGGGCAGTTGATGCCCATCATCTCGCAGGCGCTGGGGCTCATCACCACTATCGCTGAGGCCATGTCCTCGGCCAGCGGTGGCGCCAGCGGCACCGAGGGAACCTCGACGGATCAGTACCAGTCATCCGAGAACGACGAGTACAAGCCGTCCGAGGATGAGGACCAGGACGACGACGAAGACGATGAGGAGGACGAGGAGTCCTCGGAAAGCCCCGCGTCGCAAAAGGATCGGGACGAAGTCAAGGTCTGA
- a CDS encoding type VII secretion target, with protein MNEPLNVVPSKMVAHGDNIAAIGGQMGTVADTANTVSAADGADAFGPLFAPFVVPLLSMAEEAAKGFINAAKETVGIQSQAVCGLAVTYTNTDQDGGQGIDQTSQGLSTNEITGAQS; from the coding sequence ATGAATGAACCGTTGAATGTCGTTCCGTCCAAAATGGTGGCCCATGGCGACAACATCGCCGCCATCGGGGGCCAGATGGGTACCGTGGCGGACACCGCCAACACGGTGTCCGCCGCCGACGGTGCCGACGCCTTCGGGCCGCTGTTCGCGCCGTTCGTCGTTCCCCTGCTGTCCATGGCCGAAGAGGCCGCCAAGGGGTTCATCAACGCCGCCAAGGAAACGGTCGGCATACAAAGTCAGGCCGTTTGCGGTTTGGCCGTCACGTACACCAACACCGACCAGGACGGGGGGCAGGGCATCGACCAGACCTCCCAGGGCCTGAGCACTAACGAGATCACCGGAGCGCAATCGTGA
- a CDS encoding YbaB/EbfC family nucleoid-associated protein: MTGDPMTGAQAVIDEIGRAARQQQENAQQMRRAMNELSITAGNRDGSVKVTVDSNGGLADLEISRAAMSLGPTGLRDEILEGTRTARRHLAERVKRIAADAFGDDSATVTKMRDTYAEAFGTTPPPRRQPR; encoded by the coding sequence ATGACGGGCGATCCAATGACCGGGGCTCAGGCCGTGATCGATGAGATCGGACGGGCGGCGCGTCAGCAGCAGGAGAACGCACAACAGATGCGCCGGGCCATGAACGAGTTGTCCATCACCGCTGGCAATCGGGACGGTTCGGTGAAGGTCACCGTTGACTCCAACGGGGGTCTGGCGGACCTGGAGATCAGCCGTGCCGCGATGAGCCTGGGTCCCACCGGGTTGCGGGACGAGATCCTCGAGGGCACGCGCACGGCGCGTCGGCACCTGGCCGAGCGTGTGAAGCGTATCGCCGCCGATGCCTTCGGGGATGACTCCGCGACGGTGACGAAGATGCGCGACACCTATGCCGAGGCTTTCGGCACCACCCCGCCGCCCAGGAGGCAGCCGCGATGA